gagaaagggggtagactcagaagtagtTTAAGGGAGAGCTTCTCCACCACTGGTGTGCCACAGtggtctcttcccccccccccccccttctttctccacctgtgagagagattaggagcatgtgtgtgtgtgtgcctgagagagaaatTAGGAGCCTGCttttgagtgtgtgtctgtgagattaGGAGCTTACTTATGTGTGCGTGTGCACACAGTttgagggagagagcctgtgtgtgtgagagagagcataggccTTTataagagagggagtatgtgagagaatgaatgcggtgttgtgtatgtgtgagagagagaaaagttggTGCGGCCCCCTCCCCAATCCATAGCAATCTTaggttgactggaaatcaaaagatcccaggtatggagagcaggagttttaaaaaatcattattttaaatattgggtgggAGTTGATGTTTCtgctattctgaaatattttgttggtgttttgGTTATAACACAAAGGATTGTGAATAGGAGAGCAAACACTAGGTAAtcgaaatgaaaaagaaaagtgtgCTGCAAAATAATCTCTCTTCAAATCTGATTCCAGATACCATATTCTCCTTTATATGAATTTAAACTTTTCATTCTTCTTAAATCTGCTGCTTTTCCTCTTTTGGAGTAATTTGGTGTACATGGCATGCATTAGTCTCTTCTCTGATATGAATCTGTGCTAAAATATACTCGATTACGAAAAAAGCCCATCTTTTCTTATGTAAGCTGTCCCTCCCAAGGCAGCCCATGcaaaacacggtcccgtgttggGGGACTGTTTCTAATAAAGATTGCTGTGTTCACATCCTAAAGGCAAACTGCATTTTGTTACTTATTACCTTCATTGCCAAGTTTACAGACCATATACAAGATTATTTTGCAGCACACTTTTCTTGGGAAACTtataaccattttttaaaattattggatgtttgttgatggttttaacatttacatttttattagtatgattttaatattatgaatgttttatgtcttgattttaatgcttgatgttttgtgagaaaTAATGTTGCTGGTtttctgttgcactgcataatacaatagggcttgtggtttccagtttagtttttgttggcacatttctacagtggtcccttgacttGCGAACTCAATTGGTTCTAGAGGGCTGGTTATaacccaagttggttgtaagtcaagactattttttccataggaaataatgggaaaacCAATAATGTGTTCGAACcgcccaaaagcaccccttacctaaccatttctattaaaaaaaatggttgtataagatcattaattaccagaaacaccaatacttccctagtgtactcaccaaaaagttataaaatgtgcctagcctaccagaaacaacaatttcacttcctccaccagttcctttacgatatctgcatatggactctctacctgggtaacatcaagctaggttgagagatcactgcacaaatatcatctttggttgagtttcctcactctgaaggtcaacaaatcttcacaagagagcactgttctgtttgtacgtcgcactctgaatgtcaaagtggcccctaacccctacactaatacctaaacctcaccttgagttactaggtgggcctctcatagacatataaatacatataaatacctatctagcatgagggcattatggttagtcagtctctctctctctctcatggttgtAACTCGAGATCTGTTCATAACTCAAAACCaaaattttggttgtaactcaaaatTTGTTTGTAACCCGAAACCTTGAATGATGGTCGTAACCCAAGTTGGTCGTAACCCGAGTCGTTcgtaacccaagggcccactgtatttatactttatggcctttggtgagggtctgtcttgtGTAAtgttaattcttgctgtgaaataATACTTTTCATCACTGGCTTTTACGGCATTATGGTCATCCCTTCATTTGTATGTTAACAAaggtttgctctttattaatttccctTGCATGCAGAAAGTGATTTTAAATGTtattgctgaaaatattttttcatacatattttattttcactgtTGTTAGAAGATATTAGATGATTATTTTAAGAAAGGGATGCACTTAGCCAATGTTCCCTTTATGGACTGGGTTGCTATGAGGTTAAAagtgataggctttttgcatcaaagtaGTGTTCATAGGGTAATGTAACCAAAATGTTTTGCTCATGTGCAAAAACATTTGCACGCAGCAAACCAGTCCTTTGAGAACACTTGGCATTGTGGAGAAGGAAATTGGGGTTGGGTTTAGAGAGAAAAAGAGTGCTCTTAGGGTTGACTCTTGGGGGTAAGGATGGTAGAGCTGTTCAATTTAGTTAAAAGTACATTTCCTGGCATTTTCAGTCACATGACCAGTGATCAGcgggtatgaatgtgtgtgacATTGTAAAATTTGGTTCAGTGCGCCCTGCGGATCAAGCAAATTTGAAAGTGTAccctgatataaaaaaaatgattgaGAAGCTCTGATCTAAGGAAGTACTTATTTACAGAAAGAGCACTGACTGCATGGAACATATCCTCCCTGTGATGGTAGTGGGGACAAGGATAGTATCTAAATTCAAGGAGGATAAGCACAGGCCATCTCTGAAgaagtggtagggattataaATCTGAAAAGTTGGTGTTTATAGACAGACTTCATAGGCTGTATGtggtctttttttgctgtcacatttctatgcTGTGTTGTCTCCTGAGTATACCTGTTATAGATAAGCAACTTAGCTATTATGACAACAAAATGCCATTTTTTCTACTCTGTTGTCAGAGGAGAGGGAGCCCTACTTCCTTATACTGGGACTTTCTATtctttctgtgaaaaatattTCACAAAGTGCTTACCTAAAAACAAAGGATGCTAGGGAGTTGAGATCTGAGCACTTTTGAATAACATTTCCTCTCCAATTTGAAAATGCATCTCTTACAAAATATTTCTGCTTTGCAAGAAATACAGTCCTCCTGGCTCTATCATATAGAAGCCAATCTTTCTTGTGTCAGCTTTTACAATTTTAGATCTTATACAAATAAAAAGGACCCATTGAATGGAAGGCtgccaatatttattttttatgtatttatttttatctgtagTGCAATTGAGGCTTCCATCACACTTCTGATAATGGCATGAGGTTCATGTAGTATTTTTACTGATGAGTTTTAATGGTGGTTGTATGTACCTTCCTATTTTCACAACCTTATTGATCATGGTCCACTATGTGACCAGATTTTCTTGGTCAACTATTGCAGTGGTATGCAATTGCCTTCTGCACCTCTCAGCACCTCATTGTCCCCATCTAAATACTAGTCAGGCTGGTGAGCCTGCTTGAGGTGCCATGCATTCAGATTGCCACAGGATTGGGGTGCTGAAATATTAATGAACTGGGctacaataattttttttttaacattttcttgtaATATCTGCTTgtagaaaaaattattttagcaATGATCTTGAACTGCTGAAATGGAAAAATGTTATATTctggctacttaaaaaaaacaaaaccctaaaagtagtcactaggtgtcaccattgagtGAGGGCTGAGCTTGCTCCAGGTCTGTCTTCTGCATCGAAACTGTTCTGGATGGactcttgccaaaaaaaaaaaaagggaattggagATGTGTAGTGGTAACCTTGCCCtcaaaacacacagaaaaaatcAGGCCCAATTTTTACAAACTTTATTCCCCTTCCTTCAGTTTGTatacaataaataatattgtACAAAGATGTCAGTGAACTGTTGTCCAGCAGTAAACTGAACAAAAGCATTTACATTGGATTTAATGCAGACAGATGCTAACATATCCAACAGCAGCACTGGAAGGTATAAAAGAGCATCAATTTTTATATTCCACACCAAAGGAAATATACCATTTCCTCACACTCTTGCCTAGGAAATTCAAATACATATTGCACCTGTCcctaaagagagaaaaagcatagctagtgaaaaaaaaatcagtttcctTGGAAATTTACATCCAATGCATCCCAAATGTGCGGTTACAATTAGCCTGTCAAATGACTGGAAGGCCCTATCTCTCAAGGGTTTTTGCTGAAAGGCAATACATGGAGTGGGGGCGGCTTTGCAACACTTGGCTCTATCTTTAAAGCCATCAGCAAAGATACCCGAATGCTGTACATGCCACTGCTCATTAATGAATATTTTATTATGCTTCTGAACATTTTTTTGCAGGTTATTGAGGGTGTAGGAACCGGTTTTTATATGGCAGTTCCTCCTGTTCTTTTAAGCTGCCAGCTCAAACTGGAACAGGCCTTTCTTGGTCAACAGCACCATAAACTTTCAATCACAACATTCTTGCATTTTTTCCCCTCTGTTTTGTGTCTGTCTTCAccactactccccccccccctaccccccccccttttccagttcagttctgaGCCAGGGGCTTCCGCACACAGAACCCAGGTAACATTAACTTGAACGCCAGCTGGCAGGTGCCATTCTTCCACCATGACTGTGAtgattcctctccccctccccaggggctgtgaaaaTTAACTCTGTGGTACCCTTAACCTGCCTCAAATCAAACTTCAGTCCTCAACATATCAGTGCACAGCACTGTCTCTGAATCATCAGGCTGGCACAGCCCCCTTTTAAAATATACTAAGCATTAAAACTcaagaaaaatatatacaatatatttttaaacaaatggagTTACACCAGAAGCTCAGATCAAGACAGCAAAGAATGGCTATGTAGgtgtataaatatataattgTAATATAATTCAGGTATAGACTAGTTAATTTTCCCATTGTTGTACTATTTCATTAATTCACTAATGCTTTCCTTAGTGGGAGGAGGAGTAACATGCATAGGATGTGTGGTTGACTTTCAAACTACCTTGCATTGACAAGTAATTACATAAACTTGTTAAAAAGGAATGGAAGTTGAATGCAATGTTAATACTTTGCAGGCCAAGAGCATCATCTCCACATTGCCTTATAGAAATCCTCATGTCAACAATTTAAAGAATACACATTGCAACATTTTGACTAACCCTCAAATTTAGCAGtgtaaaaaaaagtttgcaagtACCAAGACCTAGGCCTAATTGTGAAACCTTAATAGGTTTGAACATAAACTTAAGTACTTTGCTGGTttccttttaaataaaacaagttcTAAACTAGGGAACTTCAGGAGAGAGAATAAAAACAGTAATGCAATGTCTAAAGGTTGGGGACACAAGGCTGATTAAAAACAGAGAGGCTACATTGGCTAAAAAGTAATTCTGAAAAGAGAGATGTCCAGCATAGGAAGTTTAAGGAAATAAAAAACCTTTTCTGATAAAATAGTTTTCATAAGTCAAATATTGGTAACCAGGCTTTTATCTCTGAAATGATCTGTGCAAAACAGAGCTTTGGAAACTTCAATATGTTAAGACCCTTACATACACCCATAAAAACCGATGTGCATAGATTGTACAGGAGTGTTCCAGACGTAATGATTTCATAGTAGTACGGCCTAAAACAGTAACTTATCTTACAAGTCATAAGATGAAATCCTAACatcttagggtttttttttttttaatttatgcatctTTTTAACCAGCTTGAACATTACACAGATTTATGTACATTGTTTCTACAGATCAAATGTCCCTAAAAATAGTTTCAGATCCAGTCATAAACAGGTGCTAGAAACCGTTGCATTAAGAAGAGACTAACTTCACAGACTTGAAGGCTGCTGGATTACTGGGCCTGCCTCGCATTCACTTATGGGCTCCCCTGCCCTCATGTACATAAGGAACAGTGTGACCGTGGCAAACGTAGCAGCATTAACAGGGAATGCACGGAGAAGGGTAGAAGTGAGACCTCTGGAAAAAACTCTCCAGCCTTCCATCTCATAACTCTTCCTTACACAGTCCAAAATCCCATTGTATTGGTTCACTCCCCCAATGCCATCAGCCTGAAGCCTAGATTTGACCACATCCATAGGGTAAGTTGACAGCCACGATACTATTCCAGACATGCCGCCAGCCAAAAGCAGCTTGGGAATAACGTAGCTGTCGTCAGGCTCACAACCTAGATACCTTGTGAGGTAATCGTAGGTGAGGAAGTAAAATCCAAAGCTTGGCGTCTCCCTAAAAAACGTGGCTGCCATGCCTCTGTTGATGCCTCGCAGTCCCTCCTTTTTGTGGATTTTAATCAAGCAGTCCAGGGAGTTCTTGTAATTTTTAATCTTCGATTTGTACTCTCCAGTTCCTTGCAGCTGCATTCTTGTTTTGGCCAGTTCCATTGGGCAGCAGATCACACACTGGATGGCACCTGCTGCAGCCCCGGCAAGAAACTGATTTAGTGGGGTATCGCTCTGAAGTAATCGTATTGCGTTTCCCTGCACGCCAAATACAAGTGCATTTATGAAGGTGAGCCCCATCATGGGGGACCCGATCCCTTTGTACAGCCCTAAAGCCtaaagagaagggagggggggtgaaaaacagaaaaacaatgatTCAGAATAATGTTCGGAAAAAGTCTGGTAACCAGAGCTTGTTTTCTAGTATGCAGAAGACTGATGCAGACCAAAATGTCAAACTTAACGGTTATTGCAGATTTACAAATTATGCAAACAATGTACAGGTTAAAACACGTAGGTGAAATAGTAAAATCTTCAAGAAATTTTTTGTTTCCATACAATAGCCTGAATGATACCATTCTGATATAGATAGTCCTAAGCTACACAGAGCCAGCAGCTGTTTACCTGGTCCAGCTAAAcgattagattaaaaaaaaatctgacattcCCTGCACAGTGACCACAATTTGTCAAATAGTAAAAGGAAGACTtggatttaaaaacagcagaattCTCTAGAGTCCACAATATACAAATGGTTTTTGGCTCTGTTAATCCCTATTTGGATCATATTTCTAgatctctcttctttttcctaacattttatttcttaCATGTTTAAATAAAAGCATTCACCTTACTACAGCCATGCCTCCATTCTTTTTAATAGCCTGTGAGGATCTGTCTTCAGCTATTCATGCTGTGGtcatagaaatatgacagcagaaagtGACCGCATGGCCATCTACccaattaattaatttatattattttttgtacTGATATTCTGCACTCAATCAGAATCATTTtcttagaaatcccttgtatttatcccatgctttcttaaattcgggtattgtttttgtcttcaccgggaggctgttccatatatccacgaccttctctataaagaaatatttgctaagaTTACTCCTAAAATACCCCCTTTCACACTCAGCCCTTGACCCCTccttctagagcttcctttctattAAAAGAAGTTTACGTCCTGGGCAGGGAAACTTTtgtgatatttaaatgtttcaatCGTAATCTCCcttttcctctagggcagtggtccccaaacctgtcctggagggctaccagccagtcgggtttttgggatatcctcaatgaatatgcatgagagaaaatttgcatgcactgcctccataacatgcaaattttctctcatgcatattcattgaggatatcccaaaaacccgactggctggtggccctccaggacaggtttggggaccactgctctagggtgtacatatttagatctttgtctgtccaCATATGCCTgatcagagtgatgtcagagAATACTGACAGCATTGTAGAACCCTGATTTATTAAGATTTGAGATGGTAGAAActaaaaaagccaaaaaaaaaacctactacTAAATATCTCCTCAGTAATAAAGGGAACAATAATAATTTTAACTGCCACATGATTGGGTGGGGGGTTGAGGTTTAACTATTGGTAAGGGCCttcattttggggtttttccttttttccatgAATTTATTAGTGATTAGTACAACAAGACCCAAAACAGGAGAAATTGGAGGAAAGAGAGTGCATTTTATGGATAAATATTTTACCCTTGTAAAAACACTGATAAAATTCCCAGGAaagattaaaaactgaaaatggaagTACCTAGTTGTGGCTGTTTTGCTGAGATTAGGAGGTGGGATGCTGGattgagtttatttattttgtactcTATGATGCAGAGGGTTTATTAGGAGGGGTAGGATTTGGGGGTCTTGTTTTGTttggaatttctttttatttcttagcatccagacagatgaattcagaaccagtgggttatgcacctctaccagcagatggagactgagcaaactgacatcacaaaATATATagttcctgcagtgacatcagtctgccagtattctctgtctccagcagatggtgcatctccctactgtggattgcttcagattttagaaggagaatttaaaaggaaaattgcCCCGCTCTCTGCGGTGATACATAATGATCCCTCCTCCAGATTTTCGCAATCCCTCAGATgtatgccttggtccagtagctggtttttcagccaggaTGGACTTAGCTGATTATACAGCTTAAAGGTatcgggtgcaggaagcagagagcagtagtGACCGcatatgccctcccccccccaagccagaGACCATCTATGTACTCAGcagggaagggctgagctcaggtaagattaaaaaagaaaaaaagacatctTACAGAGACCATGAAGGAAGGTTGCTCAGGGATGCTCCTTCCTCGGTTCCTGAGCCTGGCACGCTATTCCGATGTTTGTACCACCCCGAGGGAGGTCCAGGGACAGGGGGCACCTCTtgtggctaggccccactctgagGCTTTTCCTTTGCGCATCGCGTAGTAGGCCGTGATAGTGTTTTTGCGCGCTTTTGCCTATGCATTTGGCTGCCCTCTAGAGGATGTTTTTTCAGCAGTGCATCCAGGTTGTGTGTTCAAGTTTTGAATGCTTAATTGAGAATTGGTTTGGGCATCCAGGTTAAGCAGCATCCGGCTTGGTCGCACGCTTGTTCTATGCACACATTTAGGCGTTCATTTGTGTGCGCTTAAGTTGAGCAGTGTCTGATTTTGGGATGCCTAGTTCTTTGacacacatataaaaaaaattttttaaatggtgcCTTTagctaagaagcctaagcacctaGTCTTGTGTGGGGCTTGTCATACCCTCTaatttgtgccagcactgttttGAGGCTCTGGGAGAactatcttcctctgattttactaagcctggttcttcccaaccTGATGAGGTCATGGGTAAAGGTGTGTCAGGAGAAATGCCTcagaactcccttaactggttgcTCAGAAGGagatggcagctcagtgggcaCCTTACAAGTGTCTCCTGTTTTTGGTATGGGTCCTTCtgtcttttcttgggtagaattttttcagggATTACAATCCTTACTTTCAGGCTCCGTCCTCAGCCCCGACCAATCCTGTCAGCTCAGTTCCTCAGGcggtggcctctccctcttctggtaCTGCATTTAAGCGCTGAAGTACACCTCAAGTGGCAGGTGTCACTGACAGGCATCTGgagggcactgatgatgaggtagaTCCTGACTCTAGAGGAtagtgaaattcctccaggattcgAACGGAATagaactatgttgcagttctttcatagagatgaattgctggccctgaCTTCCCAAATGTCTAAGATGCTAGGAGTTTCTGTAgcggattccatgtctgagccaaagaaaaatcccattttggtttctttgcataaagtctctttgtttttttccctgctaTGGAGACCAtttaagaattgattgatcttgaatgggatgccccggaggcaaattttaaagaggGTCGACCTTGGAatgcctgtaccccctggatctggtGGAGAGTGTATCTGCGTTTCCCGAAATTGGATGTGCTTGtctatcc
This genomic interval from Rhinatrema bivittatum chromosome 4, aRhiBiv1.1, whole genome shotgun sequence contains the following:
- the SLC25A29 gene encoding mitochondrial basic amino acids transporter, with protein sequence MALDFLAGCAGGAAGVLVGHPFDTVKVRLQVQSVAKPLYRGTFHCFASIIKQESALGLYKGIGSPMMGLTFINALVFGVQGNAIRLLQSDTPLNQFLAGAAAGAIQCVICCPMELAKTRMQLQGTGEYKSKIKNYKNSLDCLIKIHKKEGLRGINRGMAATFFRETPSFGFYFLTYDYLTRYLGCEPDDSYVIPKLLLAGGMSGIVSWLSTYPMDVVKSRLQADGIGGVNQYNGILDCVRKSYEMEGWRVFSRGLTSTLLRAFPVNAATFATVTLFLMYMRAGEPISECEAGPVIQQPSSL